Proteins from a genomic interval of Rhodothermales bacterium:
- a CDS encoding peptidyl-prolyl cis-trans isomerase codes for MRSLLVLLLCVLVGCTPATDRPEPVAVVNGRTISVDQYQRSYRDYLFSGGLEDEPTRRSAFLNRMIAVELISAEARDNGIEETEAFGEARERARQKLLIEAWLADVVYADIEATEADLVDQFVRVNTQTTARHLFAPTQQAAQALKARLDGGESFESIARETFADPVLAENGGLLGTFGFDEMDPDFENAAFEQRVGEVGDPVRTSQGWSVIKVEDRFTKPIMTETEFAEKRPQLEGYVLERKQNLARRAYLDAVVSDADVELNEEVAAGILGASLEQTGDGEGRTLVTFRNGDSTVEWTPDQLREAARFTSERQRRSVDNLLDLQAFVEGLVTRSIILERAVDAGLGRDDRVRQGLDAAMSEWIYEHAFDDLVKGMELSEADLRTYFETYQDEFQQPRRARVSEIVTASREEGDALRARLNGSNFAELARAHSLRPESAADGGRLGLFSADELGPWADDVFAARPGAILGPLPAAGKYITLQVEGFEAPRPATFEEARDQVEAMLRRERQQDFLRSHVQELRARYPVRIVIESLDSLPLTGSAHA; via the coding sequence ATGAGATCGCTGCTCGTCCTCTTGCTCTGCGTGCTTGTCGGCTGCACGCCCGCTACGGACCGCCCGGAGCCTGTCGCAGTGGTGAACGGGCGCACCATCAGCGTCGATCAGTACCAGCGGAGCTACCGCGACTATCTGTTCTCAGGCGGCCTGGAGGACGAGCCGACGCGCCGTTCGGCATTCCTCAATCGCATGATCGCGGTCGAACTGATTTCGGCCGAGGCCCGCGACAACGGAATCGAAGAGACCGAAGCGTTCGGTGAGGCTCGCGAGCGCGCCCGGCAGAAGCTGCTGATCGAGGCCTGGCTGGCCGATGTGGTCTACGCTGACATTGAAGCCACGGAAGCCGATCTGGTGGATCAGTTCGTGCGTGTCAATACGCAGACCACCGCGCGACACCTGTTTGCTCCGACGCAGCAGGCAGCACAGGCCCTCAAGGCCCGGCTGGACGGCGGAGAGTCCTTCGAGTCCATCGCCCGGGAAACCTTCGCGGACCCGGTGCTGGCCGAGAACGGAGGATTGCTCGGCACCTTCGGGTTTGACGAGATGGACCCGGACTTTGAAAACGCCGCCTTCGAACAGCGTGTGGGGGAGGTGGGCGATCCCGTGCGCACGTCCCAGGGCTGGTCTGTCATCAAGGTGGAGGACCGGTTCACCAAGCCCATCATGACGGAGACCGAGTTCGCCGAGAAGCGGCCGCAACTCGAGGGCTATGTGCTCGAGCGCAAGCAGAATCTTGCCCGCCGCGCATATCTCGACGCCGTCGTTTCTGATGCCGATGTGGAGCTGAATGAAGAGGTCGCCGCGGGCATCCTCGGCGCGAGCCTGGAACAGACCGGTGACGGTGAAGGCCGTACGCTGGTCACGTTCCGAAACGGAGATTCCACGGTTGAGTGGACCCCGGATCAGCTGCGGGAAGCGGCGCGGTTCACATCAGAGCGCCAGCGCCGATCCGTGGACAACCTGCTTGACCTGCAGGCCTTTGTGGAAGGGCTGGTGACCCGGAGCATCATCCTCGAGCGCGCTGTAGACGCAGGACTCGGCCGCGACGACCGGGTCCGGCAGGGTCTGGACGCAGCCATGTCCGAATGGATCTACGAGCACGCGTTCGACGATCTGGTCAAGGGCATGGAACTCTCCGAAGCGGACCTGCGCACCTACTTCGAGACCTACCAGGATGAATTCCAGCAGCCCCGCCGAGCCCGAGTCAGCGAAATCGTAACGGCCTCCAGGGAGGAGGGCGATGCGCTCCGCGCCAGACTCAACGGGTCCAACTTCGCTGAGCTGGCCCGCGCGCATTCACTTCGCCCCGAGTCCGCCGCCGACGGTGGCAGACTTGGACTCTTCAGCGCCGACGAACTCGGTCCTTGGGCGGACGATGTGTTTGCTGCCCGGCCTGGAGCAATCCTCGGCCCACTTCCCGCGGCCGGCAAGTACATCACGCTTCAGGTCGAGGGCTTCGAAGCCCCTCGGCCGGCCACCTTTGAAGAGGCTCGGGACCAGGTGGAAGCCATGCTGCGCCGCGAGCGCCAGCAGGACTTCCTCCGGAGCCATGTACAGGAGCTGCGCGCCCGGTACCCGGTCCGCATTGTCATCGAATCACTGGACAGCCTCCCGCTAACTGGAAGCGCCCATGCCTGA
- a CDS encoding PorV/PorQ family protein: MSKTHTIARAGLLTLMMGLLAVDAQAQFETTTRSVTKRGTTAADFLNIPVGARATAMGNAVTATIDDATSVYWNPAGLTGLTGGGFVGEYAQWLAGVEFNFVSVVLPMAGGKVAFGVTSMRTPEMEVTTVSSPNGTGEKFDAASYAVAVSYARALTDRFSIGGTVKRINERIWNSGASGTAVDIGTQFVTPFRGIRLGASISNFGSKLQLDGDDLLVRVDIDPVNAGNNESNRAFLRTDTYDLPLTMRIGLAGEIYQAGSTRLTMAVEALNPNSSEQYVNLGAELGLLNDLVMLRGGYSELLLDDAVRALTLGAGLRYRFAPLNFAFDYAWEQQEFFQDVNRLTLSILF, translated from the coding sequence ATGTCAAAGACACACACGATCGCACGGGCGGGCCTGCTGACGCTGATGATGGGGCTGCTGGCCGTTGATGCCCAGGCACAGTTCGAAACCACTACCAGATCGGTAACCAAGCGCGGAACCACCGCGGCCGACTTCCTCAACATCCCGGTCGGCGCGCGGGCGACGGCTATGGGCAACGCGGTGACCGCGACGATAGACGACGCGACGTCCGTGTATTGGAACCCTGCCGGTCTGACAGGACTCACTGGCGGCGGCTTCGTGGGCGAGTACGCCCAGTGGCTGGCCGGCGTCGAGTTCAACTTTGTTTCGGTGGTTCTCCCCATGGCGGGCGGCAAGGTGGCGTTCGGCGTCACCAGCATGCGCACGCCGGAGATGGAGGTGACCACCGTGTCCAGTCCCAACGGGACGGGCGAGAAGTTCGACGCCGCTTCCTATGCCGTGGCGGTCTCCTATGCGCGGGCGCTGACGGATCGATTCTCGATCGGTGGCACGGTCAAGCGCATCAACGAGCGGATCTGGAATTCCGGGGCCTCCGGCACAGCCGTGGACATCGGGACCCAGTTCGTGACGCCGTTCCGCGGAATCCGCCTCGGGGCATCCATATCCAACTTCGGCTCCAAGCTGCAGCTGGACGGGGACGACCTGCTGGTTCGCGTGGACATCGATCCCGTCAACGCCGGCAACAACGAGTCCAACCGCGCCTTCCTGCGCACCGACACGTACGACCTGCCGCTGACCATGCGCATCGGGCTTGCGGGCGAAATCTATCAAGCGGGCAGCACTCGACTCACCATGGCCGTTGAGGCCCTCAACCCCAACAGCAGCGAGCAGTACGTCAACCTGGGGGCCGAACTCGGCCTGCTGAATGACCTGGTCATGCTGCGGGGTGGCTACTCCGAGCTCCTGCTGGACGATGCGGTGCGCGCGCTCACATTGGGTGCCGGCCTGCGGTACCGCTTTGCCCCCCTGAACTTCGCGTTCGACTATGCCTGGGAGCAGCAGGAATTCTTCCAGGACGTAAACAGGCTTACCCTCTCGATTCTATTTTGA
- a CDS encoding T9SS type A sorting domain-containing protein, with protein MHTSTKLARGLFAAFLMLAFTSDALAQRNVTLTLNTATAADTLNALDEIQIRGQLGSGTALPGGGVIDWNDATTLKPTNVGGDYWEINFQIPENDDLQFKFYSQLLEDDGLGGWEDGDNHMIAGGTGDVVMPLHYFRKGSGAAYDWRPFEAPAGQVAVHYRVFACTEDGSNDGYVPSNPSMFVGVRGAPEPGVLDWGATNVVLSQESDVDGSPGWDIWSGTAFYDEAQAGNAQEYKFVVETDVTGWEDSNNRTFTIPSSDTTLAWVYYGDSNPTSCSAQPETSTVIFSVDLTPLQDIGLFDKARGDTLQVRGGFNGWSGDNPDRSLLLPFPGTNIFEAAIPLTALPGSEQSYKFFIDFNNENFIADFGADPPSGWEEPLSTTGANRVLTFEGDPNNEQFLGDVRFNDVLEDNVIPAGTSIDVTFNVDMSGAASAADPFDPATHVPFPLFGDPIFSFTQGWTGVPTEHFMSDPDGDGVYSVTITINGPTYSAIQYTYAYGVDGDTRAGEEAGGGFDGLGRRRSRFVVPNSDGSWPAAQQLEVETYQPDGALPFETNPAVGTSIETIGDELPQRVELSQNFPNPFNPTTSFEYSLTKTADVQVQVFDVLGRVVATLVDGVQQPATYRLSFDASSLASGTYIYRLTTPTQTLTRTMVLLK; from the coding sequence ATGCACACCTCTACAAAGCTGGCGCGAGGGCTGTTTGCCGCGTTCCTGATGCTGGCGTTCACAAGCGATGCCCTGGCGCAGCGCAATGTGACGCTGACGCTGAACACGGCGACCGCTGCGGACACCCTCAATGCGCTTGACGAGATCCAGATTCGCGGCCAGCTCGGCAGCGGTACCGCCCTCCCCGGCGGTGGCGTCATCGACTGGAACGACGCGACTACGCTGAAGCCGACCAACGTGGGCGGCGACTACTGGGAGATCAACTTCCAGATTCCGGAGAACGACGATCTCCAGTTCAAATTCTACTCCCAGTTGCTCGAGGACGATGGCCTCGGTGGATGGGAAGACGGTGACAACCACATGATTGCCGGCGGGACCGGTGACGTGGTGATGCCGCTTCACTACTTCCGCAAAGGGAGTGGCGCCGCCTATGACTGGCGTCCGTTCGAGGCCCCCGCCGGCCAGGTTGCGGTACACTACCGCGTTTTCGCCTGTACGGAAGACGGCTCCAATGACGGCTACGTGCCCAGCAACCCGAGCATGTTCGTCGGTGTGCGTGGTGCACCGGAGCCAGGCGTGCTGGACTGGGGTGCCACCAATGTGGTGCTTTCGCAGGAGAGCGATGTAGACGGCTCTCCGGGATGGGACATCTGGTCCGGTACGGCCTTCTACGATGAGGCTCAGGCGGGCAATGCCCAGGAGTACAAGTTCGTCGTGGAAACGGACGTGACCGGTTGGGAAGACTCCAACAACCGGACCTTCACCATTCCGTCCAGCGACACCACGCTCGCGTGGGTGTACTACGGCGACTCCAATCCGACTTCCTGTTCGGCGCAGCCGGAGACCTCAACGGTCATCTTCTCGGTAGACCTGACGCCGCTGCAGGACATCGGCCTGTTCGACAAGGCCCGTGGTGATACCCTGCAGGTTCGTGGTGGCTTCAACGGTTGGAGCGGCGACAACCCGGATCGCAGCCTGCTGCTGCCGTTCCCGGGCACGAACATCTTCGAGGCGGCCATTCCGCTGACGGCGCTTCCCGGCTCGGAGCAGTCGTACAAGTTCTTTATTGATTTCAACAATGAGAACTTCATAGCCGACTTCGGCGCCGACCCTCCGAGTGGATGGGAGGAGCCCCTGTCTACGACCGGTGCCAACCGTGTGCTGACGTTCGAGGGCGACCCGAATAACGAGCAGTTCCTCGGCGACGTGCGCTTCAACGACGTGCTTGAGGACAACGTGATTCCGGCCGGTACCAGCATCGACGTCACGTTCAACGTGGACATGAGCGGCGCGGCCTCCGCGGCAGATCCCTTCGATCCAGCCACGCACGTGCCGTTCCCGCTGTTCGGTGACCCGATCTTCAGCTTCACGCAGGGCTGGACCGGCGTGCCGACCGAGCACTTCATGAGTGATCCGGACGGAGACGGCGTCTACTCCGTGACGATCACCATCAACGGCCCGACCTACTCGGCCATCCAGTACACCTACGCCTACGGCGTCGACGGCGACACTCGCGCCGGTGAGGAAGCAGGTGGTGGTTTCGACGGCCTTGGTCGTCGTCGCTCGCGCTTCGTCGTGCCGAACTCCGACGGTTCCTGGCCCGCCGCCCAGCAGCTGGAAGTCGAGACCTACCAGCCCGACGGCGCCCTTCCGTTTGAGACCAATCCTGCCGTGGGTACGTCCATCGAGACCATCGGTGACGAGCTCCCGCAGCGGGTCGAGCTGAGCCAAAACTTCCCGAACCCGTTCAACCCGACCACTTCGTTCGAGTACTCCCTCACGAAGACGGCCGACGTGCAGGTTCAGGTGTTCGACGTGCTTGGTCGTGTAGTGGCCACGCTGGTGGACGGTGTCCAACAGCCGGCTACCTACCGGCTCTCGTTTGACGCGTCCAGCCTGGCAAGCGGTACCTACATCTACCGCCTGACCACACCGACGCAGACGCTTACCCGCACCATGGTGCTGCTCAAGTAA
- a CDS encoding T9SS type A sorting domain-containing protein: MRALLIALALLAAPAAAQQTNVTFRYVPSGVVEAAFVPGSFNSWGQPYASGNCIGDTHESAMEFVRFQNYWRKTMTLNVGERYEYKIQVHRNIAGTSCDWLTDPLNPEVNTGDNNNSVLVVSDPMVFQTAEELSADGTVQYFSASLVSTAAITDISFVVNGVTRTDGLDFFDAAAGVFRFQLDREVRSGAQFRIDATDGQGRQLSAEIGELQPPVEWTVPAFRTVTETARLTGVITRLDGSIDPAVTGATVLREGGGEAFAPVTNGDVDVTATLELGANTFRLEAEVDGQTFTSDPITITRRLHPQEAYAVTGTVRGSAFGIIFDLQGTALLPADYTVNWSLDETLSTTDVAGFSGSGLSATGTATGPGEVYANVEVVADGDVIDRLRLAAVVQLDGGVRALDYAETASWIDGAVVYEIFPLQFGPTATGSTANPGNRLNEITAELDYIAEMGFNTIWFMPIMRNRNGMTPIGAGYNIIDFYTVDERLGTNEDLRALVDRAHELGIRVVLDITQSHVSPDHPWVNSLRNDGPYSSYIQTTPNSHNSGQDGRGANLAEIWQVENGENLYRKYDGFGDLANLNWDDDDLQAEMLDVFAYWLDEYNIDGFRMDVWWGPVRRYGAERFARPTRDVIRRQRPDAWILGEIAGTGGGTEVYYADDDRGTALVGGLDAAYDWNFYHNAIRGATFGNISVYDSAIRNGGFWPGPNARYFRFLENHDEERVAKRVTTGQQKALAGMLLTTTGIPMVYAGEEVGYGGGSGDTRRTVVNWNTTDNGDLARHYQELAQARSQFEAFWSQRYDVIFSGRRLAGEPIVYSYVRPLQDANAVVAINFEDTPSTVTLDPSAAVEMSTDGPWPYYDIFADTSASYLGEFTVTIPPYETVVYITQDNPGFQISARPPDLPFGAIYTSAEAAEVPSRLEVSPPWPNPATRQATLGIQLPEAGEVRVSLFDVLGRQVGQVPARTLQAGSHHLQIDTSALPAGMYLYRLEAPRGQKTGTLIVVR, from the coding sequence ATGCGTGCACTCCTGATCGCACTCGCCCTGTTGGCCGCACCGGCGGCCGCCCAGCAAACCAATGTGACCTTCCGCTACGTCCCTTCGGGCGTCGTGGAGGCGGCATTTGTCCCGGGGAGCTTCAATTCCTGGGGGCAACCGTATGCCAGCGGCAACTGCATTGGCGACACGCACGAGTCGGCCATGGAATTCGTGCGCTTCCAGAACTACTGGCGCAAGACCATGACGCTCAATGTCGGCGAGCGTTATGAGTACAAGATTCAGGTGCATCGCAACATTGCCGGGACCAGTTGCGACTGGCTGACAGACCCCCTGAACCCGGAGGTCAATACCGGCGACAACAACAATTCCGTGCTGGTGGTCTCGGACCCCATGGTCTTCCAGACGGCTGAGGAGCTGTCGGCCGACGGCACGGTGCAATATTTCTCCGCGTCACTGGTGTCGACGGCCGCCATCACGGACATCTCCTTTGTGGTGAATGGCGTGACGCGCACCGACGGTCTGGATTTCTTCGATGCCGCAGCCGGCGTATTCCGGTTCCAGCTGGACCGCGAGGTGCGCAGCGGGGCGCAGTTTCGCATCGATGCCACCGATGGGCAGGGACGCCAGCTCTCGGCCGAGATTGGTGAACTTCAGCCGCCGGTGGAATGGACGGTTCCGGCCTTCCGAACGGTCACTGAGACCGCGCGCCTTACCGGCGTAATCACGCGCCTTGACGGATCCATCGACCCGGCAGTCACCGGAGCGACTGTTCTGCGGGAGGGAGGCGGAGAAGCATTTGCTCCGGTCACCAATGGCGATGTGGACGTCACGGCCACCCTCGAGTTGGGCGCGAACACGTTCCGCCTCGAAGCCGAGGTGGACGGCCAGACGTTTACATCCGACCCCATCACCATTACCCGCCGACTGCACCCCCAGGAAGCCTACGCAGTGACCGGCACGGTGCGTGGAAGCGCCTTCGGCATCATCTTCGATCTGCAGGGTACGGCGCTGCTCCCCGCTGATTATACCGTCAACTGGAGCCTGGACGAGACCTTGAGCACCACGGACGTCGCCGGGTTTTCGGGCTCCGGACTCTCTGCCACCGGCACGGCGACAGGACCCGGGGAGGTGTACGCAAACGTCGAGGTGGTCGCCGATGGCGATGTTATCGACCGCCTGCGACTTGCGGCCGTGGTCCAACTGGACGGTGGCGTGCGAGCGCTCGACTACGCCGAGACCGCGTCATGGATCGACGGAGCGGTTGTCTACGAAATCTTCCCGCTGCAATTCGGACCGACGGCCACTGGCAGCACGGCCAACCCCGGCAACCGGCTGAACGAGATCACCGCCGAGCTGGACTACATCGCCGAGATGGGCTTCAATACCATCTGGTTCATGCCCATCATGCGCAATCGCAACGGCATGACGCCCATCGGGGCCGGCTACAACATCATCGATTTCTATACGGTCGATGAGCGCCTTGGCACCAATGAAGATCTGCGTGCACTGGTGGACCGGGCCCACGAATTGGGCATTCGGGTGGTGCTGGACATCACCCAGAGCCACGTGTCTCCCGACCATCCGTGGGTGAATAGCCTGCGCAATGACGGGCCTTACTCCAGCTACATCCAGACCACCCCCAACTCCCACAACAGTGGCCAGGACGGACGTGGCGCCAATCTGGCGGAGATCTGGCAGGTCGAGAACGGCGAGAACCTGTATCGCAAGTATGATGGCTTCGGCGATCTGGCGAACCTGAACTGGGACGACGACGATCTGCAGGCAGAGATGCTGGACGTCTTCGCGTACTGGCTCGACGAGTACAACATAGACGGCTTCCGCATGGACGTCTGGTGGGGCCCGGTTCGCCGCTACGGTGCCGAGCGGTTTGCCCGGCCGACCCGCGACGTGATCAGGCGCCAGCGGCCGGACGCCTGGATCCTGGGCGAGATAGCCGGGACCGGCGGAGGCACGGAGGTCTACTATGCGGATGATGATCGCGGCACGGCCCTGGTCGGTGGACTTGACGCCGCGTACGACTGGAATTTCTACCACAACGCCATCCGAGGGGCCACCTTCGGCAATATCTCGGTCTACGACTCGGCCATCCGCAACGGCGGTTTCTGGCCAGGACCGAACGCCCGGTACTTCCGCTTCCTGGAGAACCATGATGAGGAACGTGTGGCCAAGCGCGTGACCACGGGCCAGCAGAAGGCGCTGGCGGGCATGTTGCTGACCACGACCGGTATTCCGATGGTATACGCAGGCGAAGAGGTCGGCTACGGAGGTGGAAGCGGGGACACCCGCCGCACGGTGGTCAACTGGAATACCACGGACAACGGAGACCTCGCGCGCCACTACCAGGAGCTGGCCCAGGCGCGCTCCCAGTTCGAGGCGTTCTGGTCGCAGCGTTACGATGTGATTTTCTCCGGCCGACGCCTTGCTGGCGAGCCCATCGTCTACAGCTACGTGCGCCCGCTGCAGGACGCCAACGCGGTTGTGGCGATCAACTTCGAGGACACCCCGTCAACGGTCACTCTGGATCCGTCCGCTGCCGTAGAAATGTCCACCGACGGCCCGTGGCCCTACTACGACATCTTCGCGGACACGTCGGCATCCTACCTGGGCGAGTTCACGGTGACTATTCCGCCGTATGAAACGGTGGTTTACATCACACAGGACAATCCGGGTTTTCAGATCTCGGCCCGGCCGCCGGACCTGCCGTTCGGTGCCATCTACACGAGCGCCGAGGCCGCTGAGGTGCCGAGCAGGCTGGAGGTCTCCCCACCCTGGCCCAACCCTGCCACACGCCAGGCCACGCTGGGCATTCAGTTGCCTGAGGCCGGTGAGGTTCGCGTGAGCCTGTTCGACGTGCTGGGGCGCCAGGTCGGCCAGGTGCCCGCCCGCACCCTGCAGGCCGGCAGTCATCACCTCCAGATCGACACCTCGGCCCTGCCGGCCGGCATGTACCTGTACCGACTGGAAGCACCGCGCGGCCAGAAAACCGGAACCCTGATCGTAGTCCGATGA
- a CDS encoding TonB-dependent receptor encodes MPEIVTRSTFAIPLGILLVLFLAAPASAQTGKIAGTVVDDTGLPLPGVNVLIAGTQQGTVTDLDGEYVIIGVRPGTYSIQASFIGFSTQVREGVRVNVDLTTTIDFTMAEEVFQGEEIVVTATQDAVRKDVTSSEARVTSETLDRLPVTELGQVLEVQAGITNRNGLHIRGGRSSEVVFMVDGVPVTDSYDGSSSVQLENDGIEELQVISGTFNAEYGNAMSGVINVVTKEGGSEYRGSFSSYVGSYAVGGDGGEDFLRGTNVEEFRRAGIEYRDVDPYSYLPFSPGQFYNAQLAVEGPVLGDKLTFFALGRYFNNDGWLYGANIYDRNGQAGDSSLVPMNNFSRLSWQGNLRYRASGKIIFNLIGQGQNSESRGYNLFRRWSPEGRSFGFNNGYNVMLKMTHLVSATTFYTLNVSTFRADNESYLYEDPFDERYNGFNITPPDSVEYSPGVFVPVVTGFGRYGRGGTDLGRFERSTDTILLKGDISSQLGRVHLTKAGFQVKVDRMNLGGFGLQPAVDQSGGFVEPFAPAIPDSASSRYTWFEDFSPISISAYAQDKIEFENFIVNAGLRFDYFDARAEVPVDPTDPNIYSPLKKINRFRDTNGDGVITVDEERLDNRLTVADRESYWWEPSKSNWQLSPRLGVAYPITEQGVIHFSYGIFFQVPTVDQMSANFGFKIPNSSGSYGPFGNPNLDAQKTTMYEIGFKQGFGDFVLDITGYYRDVRSWVSTSRPILAALPGINYVVFTNRDYANTRGLTASLKKNFSGGYGFDLNYTFQVAEGSNSNPADEFFSLLGNNQPTLALLPLDWDQRHKIAGAVYGGGSDWGGSIRFRAESGFPYTPSFAQAALVGNDVQPEFPRNSRRIAPTFEADINLYKQFDLGRIQPRVTLDVFNVLDTRNVNGVFADTGEPDVTLDQLRTGQVDPGYFVRPEHFREPRRIQLGIDFRF; translated from the coding sequence ATGCCTGAGATCGTTACGAGATCCACATTCGCGATCCCCCTGGGGATCCTGTTGGTTCTGTTCCTTGCTGCACCGGCTTCGGCCCAGACGGGCAAGATTGCCGGAACGGTTGTGGACGACACCGGCCTGCCCTTGCCCGGTGTGAACGTGCTGATCGCCGGGACCCAGCAGGGCACGGTGACCGATCTGGACGGTGAGTATGTGATCATCGGGGTGCGTCCCGGGACATACTCAATCCAGGCCTCGTTCATCGGCTTCTCCACACAGGTGCGAGAGGGCGTGCGGGTGAACGTTGATCTGACCACCACGATCGACTTCACGATGGCCGAGGAGGTCTTCCAGGGCGAGGAAATCGTGGTGACCGCCACCCAGGACGCGGTGCGCAAGGACGTGACCAGCTCCGAGGCGCGGGTGACCTCCGAGACCCTCGACCGCCTGCCGGTCACAGAACTGGGCCAGGTGCTTGAGGTACAGGCCGGTATCACCAACCGGAACGGGCTGCACATTCGTGGTGGCCGTTCCAGTGAGGTGGTCTTCATGGTGGACGGCGTGCCCGTGACCGATTCCTATGACGGATCGAGCTCCGTGCAGCTGGAGAACGACGGGATCGAGGAGCTTCAGGTCATCTCCGGTACCTTCAACGCGGAGTACGGCAATGCCATGTCCGGCGTCATCAACGTGGTGACCAAGGAAGGGGGCAGCGAATACCGCGGCAGCTTCTCCAGTTACGTGGGCAGCTATGCGGTCGGCGGCGACGGCGGCGAAGACTTCCTGCGCGGCACCAACGTGGAAGAGTTCAGGCGCGCCGGCATCGAGTATCGCGACGTGGACCCCTACTCCTACCTGCCGTTCAGCCCGGGGCAGTTCTACAACGCCCAGCTGGCGGTCGAGGGCCCGGTGCTTGGCGACAAGCTGACCTTCTTCGCACTGGGGCGCTACTTCAACAACGACGGCTGGTTGTACGGCGCCAATATCTACGACCGAAATGGGCAGGCCGGTGATTCGTCGCTGGTCCCGATGAACAACTTCTCACGCCTCTCCTGGCAGGGCAACCTGCGCTACCGGGCGTCCGGCAAGATCATCTTCAACCTCATCGGTCAGGGACAGAATTCGGAGAGCCGCGGCTACAACCTGTTCCGTCGCTGGTCACCGGAGGGACGCTCGTTCGGGTTCAACAACGGGTACAACGTGATGCTGAAGATGACCCATCTGGTCAGCGCCACCACGTTCTACACGCTCAACGTCTCCACCTTCCGCGCCGACAACGAGTCCTACCTGTACGAAGACCCGTTTGACGAGCGCTACAACGGGTTCAACATCACGCCGCCGGATTCGGTTGAGTATTCCCCGGGCGTCTTCGTCCCGGTCGTCACTGGATTCGGGCGATATGGTCGCGGCGGAACGGACCTGGGTCGCTTCGAGCGTTCCACGGACACCATCCTGCTCAAGGGCGATATCTCCAGCCAGCTGGGTCGTGTGCACCTGACCAAAGCCGGCTTCCAGGTCAAGGTAGACAGGATGAACCTGGGCGGGTTCGGGCTGCAGCCTGCCGTGGACCAGAGCGGAGGGTTCGTCGAACCGTTCGCGCCGGCCATTCCGGACTCGGCTTCCTCTCGCTATACCTGGTTTGAGGATTTCAGCCCGATCTCGATCAGCGCCTATGCCCAGGACAAGATCGAGTTTGAGAACTTCATCGTGAACGCGGGCCTTCGATTCGACTACTTCGACGCCAGAGCCGAGGTACCGGTCGACCCCACCGATCCGAACATTTACAGCCCGCTGAAAAAGATCAACCGGTTCCGGGACACCAACGGGGACGGCGTGATCACCGTAGATGAGGAGCGCCTGGACAACCGCCTCACCGTCGCAGACAGGGAATCCTACTGGTGGGAGCCCTCGAAGAGCAACTGGCAGCTGTCGCCACGCCTCGGCGTTGCCTATCCGATCACCGAGCAGGGCGTCATCCACTTCTCCTATGGCATCTTCTTCCAGGTGCCGACCGTGGACCAGATGTCGGCCAACTTCGGATTCAAGATTCCGAACTCGTCCGGCAGCTACGGTCCGTTTGGCAACCCGAACCTGGATGCCCAGAAGACCACGATGTACGAGATCGGCTTCAAGCAGGGCTTTGGGGACTTCGTGCTCGACATCACCGGGTATTACCGCGACGTGCGCAGCTGGGTATCGACGTCACGCCCGATTCTGGCCGCGCTGCCGGGCATCAACTACGTGGTGTTCACCAACCGCGACTACGCCAACACACGCGGACTCACTGCAAGCCTCAAGAAGAACTTCAGTGGGGGGTACGGCTTCGACCTCAACTACACCTTCCAGGTTGCCGAGGGCTCCAATTCGAACCCGGCGGACGAATTCTTCAGTCTGCTGGGCAACAACCAGCCCACTCTGGCCCTGCTGCCGCTCGATTGGGACCAGCGACACAAGATCGCCGGTGCGGTCTACGGCGGCGGCTCTGACTGGGGCGGATCCATTCGCTTCCGCGCCGAGTCCGGCTTCCCGTACACGCCTTCGTTCGCGCAGGCCGCGCTTGTCGGAAATGACGTTCAGCCCGAGTTCCCCCGCAACTCCCGCAGGATCGCTCCGACCTTCGAGGCAGACATCAATCTCTACAAGCAGTTTGACCTGGGTCGCATCCAGCCCCGGGTCACCCTGGACGTCTTCAACGTGCTGGACACACGCAATGTCAACGGCGTGTTTGCAGACACCGGTGAGCCCGACGTCACCCTCGATCAGTTGCGCACAGGCCAGGTCGACCCCGGCTATTTCGTGCGACCCGAACACTTCCGAGAGCCGCGCCGCATCCAGCTCGGCATCGACTTTCGCTTCTAG